A window of the Euzebya pacifica genome harbors these coding sequences:
- a CDS encoding DUF427 domain-containing protein: protein MTLTLSDGPLGTNPPESTNYAIDGPPHRILFSDFPRRVRAVVGGEVVIDTTAGKLLHESNILPALYVPIEDVRMDLLEPTELSTHCPFKGDASYWSVTVGDRTVDNAVWGYPEPNADAPWLKGYVAPYFDRFDAWFDEDEQVEGHLRDPYHRVDVRRSSRTVVVRVGDVEVARSGRPMVLSETGMPNRFYLPEADIRTDLLVGSTTGSHCPYKGDASYWSMADGSADDVAWGYPDPLDDATRVAGHRCFLGDTVTTEVDGAVLR from the coding sequence ATGACCCTCACCCTGTCCGACGGCCCGCTCGGCACCAACCCGCCGGAGTCCACGAACTATGCGATCGATGGACCGCCACACCGGATCCTGTTCAGCGACTTCCCCCGGCGGGTCCGTGCCGTCGTCGGCGGCGAGGTCGTCATCGACACGACCGCCGGCAAGCTGCTGCACGAGTCCAACATCCTCCCGGCCCTGTACGTGCCGATCGAGGACGTGCGCATGGACCTCCTCGAGCCCACCGAGCTCTCCACGCACTGCCCGTTCAAGGGGGACGCCAGCTACTGGTCGGTGACCGTCGGCGACCGCACCGTGGACAACGCCGTGTGGGGATACCCCGAGCCCAACGCCGACGCGCCGTGGCTGAAGGGCTACGTGGCCCCGTACTTCGACCGCTTCGATGCGTGGTTCGACGAGGACGAGCAGGTCGAGGGGCACCTCCGCGATCCCTACCACCGGGTCGACGTGCGTCGCAGCAGCCGGACCGTCGTGGTCCGCGTCGGCGACGTGGAGGTCGCCCGATCCGGTCGCCCGATGGTGCTCAGCGAGACGGGAATGCCCAACCGGTTCTACCTGCCCGAGGCCGACATCCGCACCGACCTGCTCGTCGGGTCGACCACCGGCTCGCACTGCCCCTACAAGGGCGACGCGTCGTACTGGTCGATGGCCGACGGCTCGGCCGACGACGTGGCCTGGGGCTACCCCGACCCGCTGGACGACGCCACCCGCGTGGCCGGCCACCGGTGCTTCCTCGGCGACACCGTGACCACCGAGGTCGACGGCGCCGTACTGCGCTGA
- a CDS encoding acetyl-CoA hydrolase/transferase family protein: MDHIQQLLDRHRGTADAVLGHLRPDVDIAVPIANGEPVTVLDALERAGRDGQLHDVRLHQMHALHDRDYLHGRVDGMRHISYFLSHITRPAFHAGTIDLIPNHFSEVPVLLDTARDVELVVASAAPPDEHGFFSLGTTGGYTSALIGRVPFFIEANARMPATRGRNRVHINDVIGWCEADYPLVEVPPPVPDEIANRIADHVAERVPNGATIQAGIGAVPEALLAKLAGHRDLSIHTELFADGLMGLATSGAVRLDRPAITTFALGTQALYDYIEDNPTVQFHRVDVVNSREEIAQHPSFVSINATVEVDLYGQCASETINGKYWSSSGGQADFARGALHSPGGKGFIVLPSTARRGSLSRIVGRLTAGSVVTTLKNTVDHVTEHGVAELRGRSLRERAAQLIGIADPAHRPELWRAAREMDLA; this comes from the coding sequence ATGGACCACATCCAGCAGCTGCTCGACCGCCACAGGGGAACCGCTGACGCCGTCCTCGGCCACCTGCGGCCCGACGTCGACATCGCCGTCCCCATCGCCAACGGCGAACCGGTGACGGTGCTCGACGCGCTCGAGCGGGCCGGTCGCGACGGACAGCTCCACGACGTGCGGCTGCACCAGATGCATGCCCTGCACGACCGCGACTACCTGCACGGTCGCGTCGACGGGATGCGCCACATCTCCTACTTCCTGTCCCACATCACGCGTCCGGCGTTCCACGCCGGCACGATCGACCTGATCCCCAACCACTTCAGCGAGGTGCCGGTCCTGCTGGACACCGCACGGGACGTCGAGCTGGTCGTCGCCTCGGCGGCACCGCCGGACGAGCACGGGTTCTTCTCCCTCGGCACCACCGGTGGCTACACGTCTGCGCTGATCGGTCGGGTGCCGTTCTTCATCGAAGCCAACGCCCGCATGCCCGCCACCCGCGGCCGCAACCGCGTGCACATCAACGACGTGATCGGTTGGTGCGAGGCCGACTACCCGCTGGTCGAGGTCCCACCACCCGTCCCCGACGAGATCGCGAACCGGATCGCCGATCACGTGGCCGAGCGCGTCCCCAACGGGGCGACGATCCAGGCAGGCATCGGCGCGGTACCGGAGGCCCTCCTGGCGAAGCTGGCCGGCCACCGCGACCTGTCGATCCACACCGAGCTCTTCGCCGACGGCCTGATGGGCCTGGCCACGTCGGGGGCGGTGCGGCTGGATCGACCCGCGATCACGACGTTCGCCCTGGGCACCCAGGCGCTGTACGACTACATCGAGGACAACCCGACGGTGCAGTTCCACCGTGTCGACGTCGTCAACAGCCGGGAGGAGATCGCCCAGCACCCCAGCTTCGTGTCGATCAACGCCACGGTCGAGGTCGACCTGTACGGCCAGTGCGCGTCGGAGACGATCAACGGCAAGTACTGGTCGTCCTCCGGCGGCCAGGCCGACTTCGCCCGAGGGGCGCTGCACTCCCCCGGTGGGAAGGGATTCATCGTGCTCCCCTCCACCGCGCGGCGCGGCAGCCTGTCGCGCATCGTGGGTCGCTTGACCGCCGGGTCGGTGGTCACCACCCTGAAGAACACCGTCGACCACGTGACCGAACACGGCGTCGCCGAGCTGCGTGGCCGGTCGTTGCGCGAACGGGCAGCCCAGCTGATCGGGATCGCGGACCCCGCCCACCGGCCCGAGCTGTGGCGTGCCGCTCGTGAGATGGACCTTGCCTGA
- a CDS encoding ABC transporter ATP-binding protein (Members of the family are the ATP-binding subunit of ABC transporters for substrates such as betaine, L-proline or other amino acids, choline, carnitine, etc. The substrate specificity is best determined from the substrate-binding subunit, rather than this subunit, as it interacts with the permease subunit and not with substrate directly.), translated as MTAIQTPEPTSGLTSDAAPRTMIHLDKVSKVYPGTKVPAVEDLTLDIPEGEILVLVGPSGCGKSTTLRLINRMIEPSSGRIVFDGEDVTDVDADRLRRRIGYVIQQIGLFPHMTITDNIATVPRMLGWDDNRITARVDELLDLVGMDPSLYRDRYPKELSGGQAQRVGVARALAADPPVMLMDEPFGAIDPITRDRLQNEFLRVQADLKKTIVFVTHDIDEAIKMGDRIVVLKERSQIAQFDTPERILAHPIDDFVEDFIGSGATLKGLDLERVRDLDLTPVLTIHAGESRDEVQRKLSQSDDGWVLLLDEKNRPHRWIGEHHLQRTDRPLHEVGPRVTATVEPNATLRDALEQMLHSTASMATVIDRDGTYQGSISINTLTDVIKRMQADAARHYGEAAKS; from the coding sequence GTGACCGCCATACAGACCCCCGAGCCCACGTCCGGGCTGACGTCCGACGCGGCACCACGAACCATGATCCACCTGGACAAGGTGTCCAAGGTCTACCCCGGGACGAAGGTGCCCGCGGTGGAGGACCTGACGCTGGACATCCCCGAGGGCGAGATCCTCGTGCTGGTCGGTCCATCGGGTTGCGGCAAGTCCACCACCCTCCGCCTCATCAACCGGATGATCGAGCCGTCGTCGGGACGGATCGTCTTCGACGGCGAGGACGTCACCGACGTCGACGCCGACCGGCTGCGGCGTCGCATCGGCTACGTCATCCAGCAGATCGGCTTGTTCCCCCACATGACGATCACCGACAACATCGCGACGGTGCCGCGGATGCTCGGCTGGGACGACAACCGCATCACGGCCAGGGTCGACGAGCTGCTCGACCTGGTCGGCATGGACCCGTCGCTGTACCGCGACCGCTATCCCAAGGAGCTTTCCGGTGGTCAGGCCCAGCGTGTCGGCGTGGCCCGTGCGCTCGCCGCCGACCCGCCCGTCATGCTGATGGACGAGCCCTTCGGCGCGATCGACCCCATCACGCGCGACCGCCTGCAGAACGAGTTCCTGCGCGTGCAGGCGGACCTGAAGAAGACCATCGTCTTCGTCACCCACGACATCGACGAGGCCATCAAGATGGGCGACCGGATCGTCGTGCTGAAGGAGCGGTCGCAGATCGCCCAGTTCGACACCCCCGAGCGCATCCTCGCCCATCCGATCGATGACTTCGTCGAGGACTTCATCGGCAGCGGCGCGACCCTCAAGGGCCTGGACCTCGAGCGGGTCCGCGACCTCGACCTGACGCCCGTGCTGACCATCCACGCCGGTGAGAGCCGCGACGAGGTGCAGCGCAAGCTGAGTCAGTCCGACGACGGGTGGGTCCTGCTGCTGGACGAGAAGAACCGGCCGCACCGCTGGATCGGCGAGCACCACCTGCAGCGCACCGACCGTCCGCTGCACGAGGTCGGCCCCAGGGTGACCGCCACCGTGGAACCCAACGCCACGCTGCGCGATGCGCTCGAGCAGATGCTGCACTCGACCGCCTCGATGGCCACGGTCATCGACCGGGACGGCACCTACCAGGGGTCGATCAGCATCAACACCCTGACCGACGTCATCAAGCGCATGCAGGCCGACGCCGCCCGCCACTACGGGGAGGCTGCCAAGTCGTGA
- a CDS encoding carboxymuconolactone decarboxylase family protein, with product MSYLETITDEDATGEAAELFAHDRAADGYVHNYTRTFARRPDVYRAWNVLADAIAGDDEPDLRRYELATLGAARQLRSSYCMLAHGRKVADDLWPADVVTAIAEDPGTADLTDRERAIVAFAEVVASGGTNVTEADHQSLRDVGLTDAEIFDVVLAAAARCFFSTVLDATGTLPDAAYADAMPAALRDALVVGRPIAET from the coding sequence ATGAGCTACCTGGAGACCATCACCGACGAGGACGCCACGGGCGAGGCCGCCGAGCTGTTCGCGCACGACCGTGCTGCCGACGGGTACGTCCACAACTACACGAGGACGTTCGCCCGTCGGCCCGACGTCTATCGGGCATGGAACGTCCTGGCCGACGCGATCGCCGGTGACGACGAGCCGGACCTCCGCCGCTACGAGCTGGCGACCCTCGGGGCGGCCCGGCAGCTGCGGTCCTCCTACTGCATGCTTGCCCACGGTCGGAAGGTCGCCGACGACCTGTGGCCGGCAGACGTCGTCACCGCGATCGCCGAGGACCCCGGCACCGCCGACCTGACCGACCGCGAACGGGCGATCGTGGCGTTCGCCGAGGTCGTGGCCAGCGGCGGGACGAACGTGACCGAGGCCGACCACCAGTCCTTGCGGGACGTGGGCCTGACCGACGCCGAGATCTTCGACGTGGTGCTGGCCGCCGCCGCACGCTGCTTCTTCTCCACGGTGCTGGATGCCACGGGCACGCTGCCCGACGCGGCCTACGCCGACGCCATGCCGGCCGCCCTGCGCGACGCCCTCGTCGTCGGCCGCCCGATCGCCGAGACGTAG
- a CDS encoding ABC transporter permease, translating to MVTKRDNDAPVPEGERKVLMIAAAVGGVLLLLLVWRLVTAFDGVVSWFDFVVSRPDDIIELTIEHTILTVSAMLTGAAIAIPLGVAVHRSPIGKQVALTLSSIALTIPSLALFAIFIPVVGIGFTSPYLALTIYSILPILRNTITGLDQVDPAIVEAAKGMGLSNLQRIRKVQLPLAWPVILTGIRVATVLTISIAAIATLVAGGGLGDFIKDGLARFPLPTSVERIWTGTVFIILLALVFERLFAFLTKVTTSKGLQ from the coding sequence ATGGTCACAAAACGCGACAACGACGCGCCTGTTCCCGAAGGCGAACGAAAAGTACTGATGATCGCCGCCGCAGTCGGCGGCGTATTGCTGTTGCTCCTCGTGTGGCGGCTGGTGACCGCGTTCGACGGCGTGGTCAGCTGGTTCGACTTCGTGGTCAGCCGGCCCGACGACATCATCGAGCTGACGATCGAGCACACGATCCTGACGGTCAGCGCCATGTTGACCGGGGCCGCGATCGCCATCCCGCTGGGGGTGGCCGTGCACCGCAGCCCGATCGGCAAGCAGGTCGCGCTGACGCTGTCGAGCATCGCGCTGACGATCCCGTCGCTGGCACTGTTCGCGATCTTCATCCCGGTGGTCGGCATCGGATTCACCTCGCCCTACCTGGCGCTGACGATCTACTCGATCCTGCCGATCCTGCGGAACACCATCACGGGGCTCGACCAGGTCGACCCGGCCATCGTCGAGGCCGCCAAGGGCATGGGGCTGAGCAACCTGCAGCGCATCCGCAAGGTGCAGCTGCCGCTCGCCTGGCCGGTGATCCTGACCGGCATCCGCGTGGCGACCGTGCTCACCATCTCCATCGCCGCGATCGCCACGCTCGTCGCCGGCGGAGGGCTCGGCGACTTCATCAAGGACGGCCTGGCCCGTTTCCCGCTGCCGACCTCCGTCGAGCGCATCTGGACCGGCACCGTCTTCATCATCCTCCTCGCCCTGGTCTTCGAGCGCCTCTTCGCGTTCCTGACCAAGGTCACCACCTCGAAGGGACTCCAGTGA
- a CDS encoding ABC transporter permease gives MSTATATADTSLLGGDGPLVRAYRWVRTNPWVSLLGAPVAIAALSLLLYTWVTTQDLGSIETDALRAELIRGQLLEHLQLTGVSTVFVIAIAIPLGIFVTRPSARRLSTLIQGVASSGQAIPAYGLLVLLAITFGTNFRSAVIALIVYSILPVLRNTMVGLQQVDTSTIEAARGMGMTKQQVLRKIELPLAVPVILAGIRTALVINVGTAALAFLIGGGGLGETINTGLKLQRDVVIVVGAAMTALVALTVDWIAALVQRTLTPRGLS, from the coding sequence GTGAGCACCGCCACAGCCACCGCCGACACCTCGCTCCTGGGCGGTGACGGCCCGCTCGTCCGTGCCTATCGCTGGGTCCGCACCAATCCCTGGGTGTCCCTCCTCGGGGCGCCCGTGGCCATCGCTGCGCTGTCCCTGCTGCTCTACACGTGGGTCACCACCCAGGACCTGGGCTCCATCGAGACCGATGCGCTGCGGGCGGAGCTGATCCGCGGACAGCTGCTCGAGCACCTGCAGCTGACGGGCGTCTCCACCGTCTTCGTGATCGCCATCGCCATCCCGCTGGGCATCTTCGTCACCCGCCCGTCGGCCCGTCGACTGTCCACCCTCATCCAGGGCGTCGCCTCCAGCGGACAGGCCATCCCGGCGTACGGCCTGCTGGTGCTGCTGGCCATCACCTTCGGGACCAACTTCCGCTCCGCGGTCATCGCGTTGATCGTCTACTCGATCCTGCCGGTGCTGCGGAACACCATGGTCGGCCTCCAGCAGGTCGACACCTCCACGATCGAGGCGGCTCGCGGCATGGGCATGACCAAGCAACAGGTCCTCCGGAAGATCGAGCTTCCGCTGGCGGTACCCGTCATCCTGGCCGGCATCCGCACGGCGCTGGTCATCAACGTCGGGACCGCCGCGCTTGCGTTCCTCATCGGTGGGGGTGGGCTCGGCGAGACCATCAACACCGGCCTGAAGCTGCAGCGCGACGTGGTGATCGTCGTCGGTGCCGCCATGACCGCCCTGGTCGCCCTCACCGTCGACTGGATCGCTGCGCTCGTGCAGCGGACGCTGACCCCTCGCGGCCTCAGCTGA
- a CDS encoding glycine betaine ABC transporter substrate-binding protein, translated as MFIALFAVLAMLGAACSDSGDDAGSDGGDETTSDGGGESSGDGALSEFDLEGQSVTVGSKDFTEQLVLGEIYVQALEAAGASVTNQVNLGGTAVAREALLAGEIDLYPEYNGTGWTVHLGNEDPSFDSEELTTNVREADLEENSIRWVSQAPFNNTYGFAAGPDFVEENGELDLQGMADYIAENPSATVCMESEFPSRPDGLVLFENETGFTIPQDQIVILDTGIIYNDTATGECTFGEIFTTDGRIPALELDVIDAEGVFILYNVSANLRDEVYGEHPDAYEEIFELIHEPLTKERMAELNSFVSVEGEEPADVARQYLEDEGLI; from the coding sequence ATGTTCATCGCCCTCTTCGCGGTCCTCGCGATGCTGGGCGCCGCCTGCTCCGACTCCGGCGACGACGCCGGTAGCGACGGCGGCGACGAGACGACCAGCGACGGAGGAGGTGAGAGCAGCGGAGACGGTGCGCTGTCGGAGTTCGACCTCGAGGGACAGTCCGTGACCGTCGGATCCAAGGACTTCACCGAGCAGCTCGTGCTCGGTGAGATCTACGTCCAGGCGCTCGAGGCGGCCGGCGCCAGCGTGACCAACCAGGTCAACCTCGGTGGCACCGCGGTGGCCCGCGAGGCCCTGCTGGCCGGCGAGATCGACCTGTACCCCGAGTACAACGGCACCGGCTGGACCGTGCACCTCGGCAACGAGGACCCCTCCTTCGACTCCGAGGAGCTGACCACGAACGTCCGCGAGGCGGACCTCGAGGAGAACAGCATCCGCTGGGTCTCCCAGGCGCCGTTCAACAACACCTACGGCTTCGCCGCCGGCCCCGACTTCGTCGAGGAGAACGGTGAGCTGGACCTGCAGGGCATGGCCGACTACATCGCCGAGAACCCCAGCGCGACCGTGTGCATGGAGTCGGAGTTCCCGTCCCGCCCCGACGGCCTCGTCCTGTTCGAGAACGAGACCGGCTTCACCATCCCCCAGGACCAGATCGTGATCCTGGACACCGGCATCATCTACAACGACACCGCCACCGGCGAGTGCACCTTCGGTGAGATCTTCACCACCGACGGCCGCATCCCGGCGCTGGAGCTCGACGTCATCGACGCCGAGGGTGTCTTCATCCTCTACAACGTGTCCGCCAACCTCCGCGACGAGGTCTACGGCGAGCACCCCGACGCCTACGAGGAGATCTTCGAGCTGATCCACGAGCCCCTGACCAAGGAGCGCATGGCCGAGCTGAACAGCTTCGTGTCCGTCGAGGGCGAGGAGCCCGCCGACGTCGCCCGTCAGTACCTCGAGGACGAGGGCCTGATCTAG
- a CDS encoding cell wall-binding repeat-containing protein → MPLSRRRLLRSTAAVGAGAMVLTQPFTNLAALALDNDDDFGTSRVSRLFPGPVLVHADLHNHSHLSDGDGDAATFYPLIRDAGVDVAALTDHATLQWGPAGTPGADVCQAFGPLAGDCKSVAGLTNDDWAYTAQLAAEFTDEANGFLGVRGFEWSSPVLGHVNVWFTDHWIDPLHTVGLIAPAAAESYIDPDQLTGPLPGPLATVLETIVQTTADIGDTASMAPFQQWLAQPQDTPLIGGGQNGVAGFNHPGREPGRFGGFTHEPSLQDTIVSMEILNKRDDYLFEGVGDGRPSPIIDCLRAGWTPGLMGASDEHGTDWGSPLGKGRGGLWINGGVVNRAAVQEALLSRRFYAARVKGLRMDTSLNGVRMGETLGHPDVGPVRVQLDLDRGPASWGREVRIQVLATPADPDQLVPDLLHVEVAPIPRPDQPVIEFVVDRVDPSVVKWLVLRISGPNDLNGESLGINETDGEAGTAFAGGDVSWAYSSPVHLDPTLEPPAEDRAPLTRQPDPDPNPTGPPTTGGGGGGQPDPQPSPTPTPTPTPGPDEPGGVPATVRRRGGDTRVDTAAEVSRFTFTADSDVPVFVAGADALADALSAGPAATALGPGPLLLVTDEVPDATAAELRRLATTRIVLLGGTAAVSSEVEEALGAFADVERIGGPTRFATSALISEAAFDTDTAEVWVANGERFGDTLAGGAAAARAGAPLLLVTADTVPAEVDAELRRLAPDRIVLLGGSSVVGSGVEATLSDVAPVTRLAGPTRVHTAAMIAEHAFPDADHVMVVSGEAIPDALSATPAAFMRMAPVLLVDVDDIPDETDAQLRRLGAQRITVVGGTAAVSDAVLERLRTYDVS, encoded by the coding sequence ATGCCTCTCTCCCGCCGCCGCCTCCTGCGATCCACCGCCGCCGTGGGTGCAGGTGCCATGGTGCTCACCCAGCCCTTCACCAACCTTGCCGCCCTTGCGCTGGACAACGACGACGACTTCGGGACCTCGCGGGTCTCGCGCCTGTTCCCCGGACCGGTCCTCGTGCACGCCGACCTGCACAACCACTCCCACCTGTCCGACGGCGACGGCGACGCGGCCACCTTCTACCCCCTGATCCGCGACGCCGGCGTCGACGTGGCCGCGCTGACCGATCACGCCACCCTCCAGTGGGGGCCGGCCGGAACCCCGGGCGCCGACGTCTGTCAGGCGTTCGGGCCGCTGGCCGGCGACTGCAAGAGCGTTGCCGGCCTGACCAACGACGACTGGGCCTACACCGCCCAGCTGGCCGCCGAGTTCACCGACGAGGCCAACGGGTTCCTCGGGGTGCGGGGCTTCGAGTGGTCCAGCCCCGTGCTGGGTCACGTCAACGTGTGGTTCACCGACCACTGGATCGACCCGTTGCACACCGTCGGCTTGATCGCCCCGGCCGCCGCCGAGTCCTACATCGATCCCGACCAGCTGACCGGACCCCTGCCGGGTCCCCTCGCCACGGTGCTGGAGACCATCGTGCAGACGACGGCCGACATCGGTGACACGGCCAGCATGGCCCCGTTCCAGCAGTGGTTGGCCCAGCCGCAGGACACCCCGCTGATCGGCGGTGGCCAGAACGGCGTGGCCGGCTTCAACCACCCGGGCCGCGAGCCGGGCCGTTTCGGCGGATTCACCCACGAGCCCAGCCTGCAGGACACCATCGTCTCGATGGAGATCCTCAACAAGCGGGACGACTACCTGTTCGAGGGTGTCGGCGACGGCCGTCCCAGCCCCATCATCGACTGCCTCCGGGCCGGCTGGACGCCCGGGCTGATGGGTGCCAGCGACGAGCACGGCACCGACTGGGGCAGTCCGCTCGGCAAGGGCCGCGGCGGCCTGTGGATCAACGGTGGCGTGGTGAACAGGGCGGCCGTGCAGGAGGCCCTGCTGAGCCGCCGCTTCTACGCCGCACGCGTCAAGGGCCTGCGGATGGACACCTCCCTGAACGGGGTCCGCATGGGCGAGACCCTCGGCCACCCCGACGTGGGCCCGGTGCGCGTGCAGCTCGACCTCGATCGCGGTCCGGCGTCATGGGGCCGCGAGGTCCGCATCCAGGTGCTGGCCACCCCTGCCGACCCCGACCAGCTCGTCCCCGACCTGCTGCACGTCGAGGTTGCCCCGATCCCGCGGCCCGACCAGCCGGTCATCGAGTTCGTCGTCGACCGTGTCGACCCCTCGGTCGTGAAGTGGCTCGTGCTGCGCATCTCGGGCCCCAACGACCTGAACGGCGAATCGCTCGGGATCAACGAAACCGACGGCGAGGCCGGGACGGCGTTCGCCGGTGGCGACGTGTCGTGGGCCTACTCCAGCCCCGTCCACCTCGACCCCACGCTGGAACCTCCTGCCGAGGACCGCGCCCCGCTGACCCGTCAGCCCGATCCCGACCCGAACCCGACCGGGCCCCCGACGACGGGAGGGGGAGGCGGCGGGCAGCCCGACCCGCAGCCCAGCCCGACGCCGACCCCCACGCCCACACCGGGCCCTGACGAGCCCGGCGGGGTACCGGCCACCGTCCGCCGTCGCGGTGGCGACACCCGTGTGGACACCGCCGCGGAGGTCTCGCGCTTCACCTTCACGGCCGACAGCGACGTCCCGGTGTTCGTCGCCGGCGCCGACGCCCTGGCCGACGCCCTCTCGGCAGGGCCGGCCGCCACCGCCCTCGGCCCCGGCCCGCTGCTGCTGGTCACCGACGAGGTGCCCGACGCGACCGCAGCCGAGCTCCGGCGGCTGGCGACCACCCGCATCGTCCTCCTGGGGGGTACGGCCGCCGTGTCGAGCGAGGTCGAGGAGGCGCTCGGCGCCTTTGCCGACGTCGAACGGATCGGGGGACCGACCCGTTTCGCCACCTCGGCCCTGATCAGCGAGGCCGCGTTCGACACCGACACCGCCGAGGTGTGGGTTGCCAACGGCGAACGCTTCGGCGACACGCTCGCCGGTGGCGCGGCTGCCGCACGGGCCGGCGCGCCCCTCCTGCTGGTCACCGCCGACACGGTCCCGGCCGAGGTCGACGCGGAGCTGCGCCGACTGGCGCCGGACCGCATCGTCCTGCTCGGCGGCAGCAGCGTCGTCGGGTCGGGTGTGGAGGCCACGCTGTCCGACGTCGCGCCCGTCACCCGCTTGGCCGGGCCCACCCGGGTGCACACGGCGGCGATGATCGCCGAGCACGCGTTCCCCGACGCCGACCACGTGATGGTCGTCAGCGGCGAGGCGATTCCCGACGCACTGTCGGCCACGCCGGCAGCGTTCATGCGGATGGCGCCGGTGCTGCTGGTCGACGTCGACGACATCCCCGACGAGACCGACGCCCAGCTGCGTCGCCTCGGCGCACAGCGGATCACCGTCGTCGGCGGCACCGCCGCGGTGTCGGATGCCGTGCTGGAGCGGCTGCGCACCTACGACGTCTCCTGA
- a CDS encoding nickel/cobalt transporter, with protein MPIRPALHLPARRPPWAGAPARLPIAVVLVVVCLALLGGAGTADAHPLGPPPEATIAASGQGITVMWSAERDDIHAIARAVGAAADEMIFEEVNGELVQVAGDNDVALLAEDPAVAGYFLDHIRVERAGDRCDGVVTAHPTFDGDPAVVVFTCPQPAGEVRVTITALTELSDRYRTISRATHADPASGLHTATAPTVAYTFSPDDGTADDTGSTAGTTSGSVHDERAVPARVFGPLEDRMLAIIDTTSSSAWALLGGVMLALGIGALHALGPGHGKAVTASYVASTPTGRRDALMLGAAVAIMHTASALVLGFLLFAVTSATGWIDDAGRWLRVLSALMVLGVGLWLLRRRWPSRSTADPHMHDHAHAHNHGVGGDHVMSLRGLLLIGVSGGLLPSPSALLVLTTGLFTGRTAYAMVLVATFGVGMALTLTAIALGSREIRARANRATAGPLARLADAAPLVGAAVLVATGMILVVTSVAALELG; from the coding sequence GTGCCGATCCGGCCGGCCCTCCACCTGCCCGCACGCCGTCCGCCGTGGGCCGGGGCTCCTGCCCGCCTGCCCATCGCGGTGGTCCTCGTCGTGGTGTGCCTCGCCCTGCTGGGTGGAGCCGGTACCGCCGACGCCCACCCGCTCGGCCCGCCGCCGGAAGCCACCATCGCCGCTTCCGGGCAAGGAATCACGGTGATGTGGTCGGCCGAGCGCGACGACATCCACGCCATCGCGCGGGCCGTCGGTGCCGCGGCCGACGAGATGATCTTCGAGGAGGTCAACGGCGAGCTCGTCCAGGTGGCCGGCGACAACGACGTCGCCCTCCTGGCGGAGGATCCGGCCGTCGCGGGGTACTTCCTCGACCACATACGCGTCGAGCGTGCCGGGGACCGTTGTGATGGTGTGGTGACCGCCCACCCGACCTTCGACGGCGACCCGGCGGTCGTGGTGTTCACCTGCCCGCAGCCGGCCGGCGAGGTCCGGGTCACCATCACCGCGCTGACCGAGCTGAGCGATCGTTACCGCACGATCAGCCGGGCCACCCACGCCGACCCGGCCAGCGGCCTGCACACCGCCACTGCCCCCACCGTCGCCTACACGTTCTCGCCGGACGACGGGACCGCCGACGACACCGGTTCGACGGCTGGAACGACCAGCGGTTCCGTCCACGACGAACGTGCAGTCCCCGCGCGGGTGTTCGGTCCCCTGGAGGACCGGATGCTCGCCATCATCGACACGACGAGCTCCTCGGCCTGGGCGCTGCTCGGCGGCGTGATGCTCGCCCTCGGGATCGGTGCGCTGCACGCCCTCGGCCCCGGGCACGGCAAGGCGGTGACCGCGTCGTACGTTGCCAGCACCCCCACGGGGCGTCGCGACGCCCTGATGCTGGGGGCGGCGGTCGCGATCATGCACACGGCGAGCGCCTTGGTGCTCGGCTTCCTCCTGTTCGCCGTCACCTCGGCCACCGGCTGGATCGACGACGCCGGGCGATGGCTCCGGGTCCTGTCCGCCTTGATGGTGCTGGGCGTCGGCCTCTGGCTCCTGCGGCGACGCTGGCCGTCCCGATCGACTGCCGACCCACACATGCACGACCACGCCCACGCCCACAACCACGGGGTCGGTGGCGATCACGTCATGTCCCTGCGAGGCCTGCTGCTGATCGGGGTCTCCGGCGGCCTGTTGCCCTCCCCGTCAGCCCTGCTGGTGCTGACGACCGGCCTGTTCACCGGCCGCACTGCCTACGCCATGGTGCTGGTCGCAACCTTCGGAGTGGGCATGGCCCTGACCCTGACGGCCATCGCGCTCGGGTCCCGGGAGATACGGGCACGGGCCAACCGGGCGACCGCCGGACCGCTGGCCCGGCTCGCCGACGCCGCGCCGCTCGTGGGGGCGGCGGTGCTCGTGGCGACAGGCATGATCCTGGTCGTCACATCGGTGGCCGCGCTGGAGCTCGGCTGA